The Deltaproteobacteria bacterium region GATGTGCCCTCCTCCTTGGGCGCGCATGATGGGCAAAACTGCTCGAATGCCGTACAGGGCGCCATAGAAATTTATCTCAAAGGCGAATTTCCAGTCGGCGTCCGTTGCCTCGTCAAAAGGTTTGGCCAGGGCGAGTCCGGCATTGTTGAAAAGGAAATGGATCTGCCCGGATCCGAATTCCCTCGCCTGCCGGATCATGACGGCGACGCGTTCCTGCTTGGTCACATCGGTTTGGATCCCCAATACTCTTTGAGGGTATGCACTTCCGAGCCGAGCACCTTCCGCTTCCAGTCTCTGAGCGTTGACATCCGCAAGCACGACGGCCTTGGCTCCCAACGAAAGAAGGAGCTCGCACAAGGCAAGCCCAATTCCCGATGCCCCGCCGGTGACGACAGCGACCTTGTCCCTATAGTATTCGTCCATGTCTCAACTCCTCATTTGCTTACGGTTTCATGCCGCCGCTACTCGAGCACCTTGCCCCTGTATTCCATCAGGACGAGTCGACCTTTCGTCATGGTGACGGGGGCCATCTCGATCATGGGCAATGCCGCCAGGGCCTTGATGATATGCCATTGCATCGGGTTTTGATCCCAGGTCAG contains the following coding sequences:
- a CDS encoding SDR family NAD(P)-dependent oxidoreductase, translating into MDEYYRDKVAVVTGGASGIGLALCELLLSLGAKAVVLADVNAQRLEAEGARLGSAYPQRVLGIQTDVTKQERVAVMIRQAREFGSGQIHFLFNNAGLALAKPFDEATDADWKFAFEINFYGALYGIRAVLPIMRAQGGGHI